A window of Cohnella herbarum contains these coding sequences:
- a CDS encoding alpha/beta hydrolase, with product MRHIYKQGTDANAPVLVLLHGTGGTENDLLPLADAISPGSSVLSVRGNVLENGMPRYFRRLAEGVFDIEDLLFRTKELNDYLDQASAEYGFDRRNLVAVGYSNGANIAANLLFRYEGSLKGAILHHPMVPQRGVEPPRLAGIPIFIGAGENDPICTPQETEDLNAILTGAGADVIVHWERFGHRLTSTEVDAAAAWFRKRFAGEGKS from the coding sequence ATGAGACACATTTATAAGCAAGGTACGGATGCGAATGCGCCCGTACTCGTCCTTCTTCATGGAACGGGCGGCACGGAAAACGACTTGCTCCCGTTAGCGGACGCGATATCTCCCGGATCATCCGTACTGAGTGTCAGAGGCAACGTTCTCGAGAATGGCATGCCGCGGTACTTCAGGAGGCTAGCCGAAGGAGTGTTCGATATCGAGGATCTTCTATTCCGGACGAAGGAGCTTAACGATTATTTGGATCAAGCTTCGGCGGAATACGGCTTCGACCGTCGCAATCTCGTCGCGGTCGGGTATTCCAACGGCGCGAATATCGCGGCCAATCTCCTTTTCCGCTATGAAGGCTCGTTGAAGGGGGCGATTCTGCATCATCCGATGGTGCCGCAACGGGGCGTAGAACCGCCGCGGCTTGCCGGAATTCCGATCTTCATCGGGGCCGGCGAGAACGATCCGATATGCACGCCTCAAGAGACCGAGGATCTGAACGCGATACTTACGGGAGCGGGAGCCGATGTCATCGTCCACTGGGAGCGGTTCGGCCATCGGTTGACCTCTACGGAAGTGGATGCGGCGGCAGCTTGGTTTCGGAAGCGATTCGCGGGAGAGGGAAAATCATGA
- a CDS encoding SRPBCC family protein: MSELAKNQLPDIRQTQVFNAPIQKVWAAVSTAQGIAAWFMPNDFEPEVGYEFHLDAGPYGKSPCKVTVIDPPNRLSFNWGKDWTLTFELVEQGDQTEFTLIHGGWAAEGATEFGEPHEIVRDRMNQGWIGMVGKLGVYVQA, encoded by the coding sequence ATGTCTGAACTCGCGAAAAATCAATTGCCCGATATTCGCCAAACTCAAGTGTTTAACGCTCCCATCCAGAAGGTATGGGCGGCGGTCTCTACAGCCCAAGGAATAGCGGCGTGGTTTATGCCGAACGATTTCGAACCGGAAGTCGGTTATGAGTTTCATCTGGATGCCGGGCCGTACGGCAAATCTCCCTGCAAAGTCACCGTGATCGATCCCCCGAACCGTCTGTCCTTTAATTGGGGCAAAGATTGGACGTTAACGTTCGAGTTGGTCGAGCAAGGCGATCAAACCGAGTTTACGCTGATTCACGGCGGCTGGGCAGCGGAAGGCGCGACGGAATTCGGCGAACCGCATGAAATCGTGCGCGACCGGATGAATCAGGGCTGGATCGGAATGGTGGGGAAACTTGGCGTTTATGTCCAAGCTTAA
- a CDS encoding MATE family efflux transporter yields the protein MKAVDNKFGLWTLTWPIFIEVFLQTLLGTVDTIMVSRISDDAVAVVGLAGQLFGALTTLFMTIAGGAGILIAQKIGAKRGEDARTIAIMGLTVSSVIGFGISILLYTQPRALAHMLHLSDDLLPLWDVYVSYFGGGMFLAAMTAALSTAIRNTGNTKAPMFIGIAMNVIHIGMNYVLIFGMFGFPEWGLFGVSVSGNVSRLLAVMFLFYVFIHSFERKIRFADLRIFNLKLFKEIIRIGWPLGLNMSGWVLSQLAIYAFLAILGAMELATRTYLNTLESFCFMLGYAFALAIQIQVAHLYGAAKTREAYQGAFRALYIGLAVVTANALLLLLVGKYLLSLFTTDPEILALGHSLLVLNLILQPAKMLNMAINNALNAVGDTRYTMVTALVSMSVIATGCSYWLGIHAGWGLIGIYCCMITDEVVRGIVVLRRWKGQKYLRRAEVPLSREPSSNLHQTFMPSS from the coding sequence ATGAAAGCAGTAGATAATAAGTTCGGCTTATGGACATTGACCTGGCCGATCTTCATTGAAGTATTTTTGCAAACGCTGCTCGGTACTGTAGATACCATTATGGTCAGCAGAATATCGGATGACGCGGTAGCGGTTGTCGGATTGGCGGGGCAGCTGTTCGGGGCGTTGACAACCTTATTCATGACGATTGCCGGCGGCGCGGGTATACTCATCGCTCAGAAAATCGGCGCCAAGCGCGGAGAGGATGCCCGGACAATCGCGATTATGGGTTTAACCGTCAGTTCCGTGATCGGATTCGGGATTAGCATCCTGCTATACACGCAACCGCGGGCATTGGCGCATATGCTCCATCTCTCCGATGACCTTCTTCCTCTCTGGGACGTATATGTATCCTATTTCGGCGGAGGGATGTTCCTGGCGGCGATGACTGCCGCGCTTAGCACGGCCATTCGCAATACCGGCAATACGAAGGCGCCTATGTTCATTGGAATCGCCATGAACGTGATTCATATCGGCATGAACTACGTGCTGATATTCGGGATGTTCGGATTTCCCGAATGGGGACTCTTCGGGGTTTCGGTGTCCGGCAACGTCAGCCGGTTGCTCGCGGTCATGTTCTTGTTCTATGTTTTCATTCATTCTTTCGAACGTAAGATACGCTTCGCGGATTTAAGGATTTTCAATCTCAAGCTGTTCAAGGAGATTATCCGGATCGGGTGGCCGCTAGGCTTAAACATGTCGGGTTGGGTGCTCTCCCAGCTTGCGATCTACGCGTTCCTCGCCATACTAGGGGCCATGGAGCTGGCGACCCGAACTTATTTGAATACGCTAGAATCGTTCTGTTTCATGCTCGGATATGCTTTCGCGTTGGCGATTCAGATTCAAGTCGCGCATCTGTATGGGGCCGCGAAAACCCGGGAAGCCTACCAAGGAGCCTTCCGGGCCCTCTATATCGGTCTTGCGGTCGTGACGGCGAATGCTTTGCTTTTGCTTCTAGTGGGTAAGTATTTGTTAAGCCTATTCACGACGGATCCGGAAATTCTCGCGCTGGGCCATTCTTTACTCGTACTTAATCTGATTCTACAGCCTGCCAAAATGCTCAATATGGCGATCAACAACGCGCTTAATGCGGTGGGCGACACCCGGTATACGATGGTTACGGCACTCGTATCCATGTCGGTAATCGCTACCGGCTGCTCCTACTGGCTGGGCATACATGCGGGCTGGGGGTTGATCGGTATTTATTGCTGCATGATTACGGATGAAGTGGTTCGGGGAATCGTCGTTCTTCGTCGGTGGAAGGGTCAGAAATATTTGCGCAGAGCAGAGGTTCCGCTCTCTCGTGAACCTTCATCCAATCTTCATCAAACCTTCATGCCAAGTTCATGA
- the abc-f gene encoding ribosomal protection-like ABC-F family protein: MLTINCQNVKKYNGAQLVLENVTFELHHGEKAGLVGRNGSGKSTLLRMVSKLDSPDEGLLTIRKDAKIGYLEQIPAEVANRSVYDVLALGYRDLLDCRSAMAELEVQMSGPEAAAQPELLERLLREYSELQERFEREDGYELDARIDQVANGLRIERGWYARAYSSLSGGEKTKVGLASQLLRKPDLLLLDEPTNHLDLDGVEWLEEYLIKYEGACLIVSHDRYFLDRVVTRIIELEDGESSNYHTNYTQYVKEKEERLLQEFADYQEQQKKLKKMRETIKQLMEWGKVGGNEKFFRRAASMQKALDRIEKLKRPAIDRKEAEFELKPLERSGKRVIGFEGVSKRFGDTVILDRASGMLEYGERVMLIGRNGSGKSTLLKIILEEERADEGKIALGSRVEIGYLAQQQYPKDPKQSVLAYFRQEAAMEEGEARSRLAAYLFFGADVFKPVSLLSGGEWTRLRLALLVLRKPNLLILDEPTNHMDIASREALEEALEEYPGTLLAVTHDRYLINRLSRKIWELDRGRINVHLGDFDDYKTKSKRKPESEPEPGSLTKERSPSKETLPERKKPRNQDIAELGQAKLEAEIAGLEQSLMESETRMNEIAESREPDELARMWADREAVQAKLNDLYEKWMSEFGG, encoded by the coding sequence ATGTTAACGATAAATTGTCAAAATGTTAAAAAATATAACGGCGCACAGCTAGTACTAGAAAACGTAACGTTCGAGCTTCATCACGGGGAGAAAGCCGGGCTCGTCGGCCGCAACGGAAGCGGTAAATCGACTTTGCTGCGGATGGTTTCCAAGCTGGACTCGCCGGACGAGGGTTTGCTGACGATTCGCAAAGACGCCAAGATCGGTTACTTGGAGCAAATTCCCGCGGAAGTTGCGAATCGATCCGTCTACGACGTGCTCGCTCTAGGCTATCGCGATTTGCTGGATTGCCGTTCTGCGATGGCCGAATTGGAGGTTCAAATGTCGGGACCGGAAGCGGCGGCTCAACCGGAGCTGTTGGAGCGGTTGCTGAGAGAGTACTCGGAGCTGCAGGAACGCTTCGAGCGAGAAGATGGCTACGAGCTCGATGCCCGCATCGATCAAGTGGCCAATGGCTTGCGAATCGAGCGCGGATGGTACGCTAGAGCGTATTCCTCTTTATCCGGAGGAGAGAAGACGAAGGTCGGCTTAGCCTCGCAACTGCTTCGCAAACCCGATCTGCTCCTGCTCGACGAACCGACGAACCACCTGGATCTGGACGGAGTCGAATGGCTCGAGGAGTATTTAATCAAGTACGAAGGCGCTTGCTTGATCGTATCCCACGATCGTTATTTTCTGGATCGGGTCGTCACGAGAATTATCGAGCTCGAAGATGGGGAATCCTCGAACTATCATACGAATTACACGCAGTACGTGAAAGAGAAGGAAGAACGGCTGCTGCAGGAATTCGCGGATTATCAGGAGCAGCAGAAGAAGCTCAAAAAGATGAGGGAGACGATCAAGCAACTGATGGAGTGGGGGAAGGTCGGCGGGAACGAGAAGTTTTTCCGCAGGGCGGCTTCCATGCAGAAGGCGTTGGATCGGATCGAGAAACTGAAGCGTCCCGCAATCGATCGCAAGGAGGCCGAGTTCGAGCTGAAGCCGTTGGAACGATCCGGCAAGCGAGTGATCGGCTTCGAAGGGGTAAGCAAACGGTTCGGCGATACCGTTATTTTAGATAGAGCTTCCGGCATGCTGGAATACGGGGAACGTGTGATGCTGATCGGGCGCAACGGTTCGGGTAAATCGACGCTGCTCAAAATCATTTTGGAAGAAGAGCGAGCGGATGAAGGGAAGATCGCGTTAGGTTCGCGGGTTGAAATCGGTTATTTGGCTCAGCAGCAATATCCGAAAGATCCGAAGCAATCGGTGCTTGCTTATTTCCGTCAGGAGGCCGCGATGGAGGAAGGGGAAGCCAGATCGCGGCTTGCAGCTTATTTGTTCTTTGGGGCGGATGTGTTCAAGCCGGTAAGCTTGCTGTCCGGAGGAGAGTGGACGCGTCTTCGTTTGGCCTTGCTCGTGCTCCGCAAACCGAATCTGTTGATCTTGGACGAACCGACCAATCATATGGATATCGCGTCCAGAGAAGCGCTGGAGGAAGCGCTCGAGGAATACCCCGGCACCTTGCTGGCGGTGACGCACGATAGATATTTAATCAACCGGTTATCCCGCAAAATCTGGGAGCTTGACCGGGGTCGGATCAATGTCCATTTGGGCGACTTCGACGATTATAAAACGAAAAGCAAACGAAAGCCGGAGTCGGAGCCGGAGCCGGGTTCCCTAACGAAGGAGCGATCACCGTCCAAGGAAACGTTACCCGAGAGGAAGAAGCCGCGCAACCAAGATATCGCGGAGCTCGGCCAAGCGAAGCTTGAAGCGGAGATTGCCGGTTTGGAACAAAGCTTGATGGAATCCGAAACGCGGATGAATGAGATTGCGGAAAGCCGGGAACCTGACGAGTTGGCGCGAATGTGGGCGGATCGGGAAGCTGTTCAGGCCAAGCTTAACGATCTGTACGAGAAATGGATGTCCGAGTTCGGGGGTTAA
- a CDS encoding response regulator encodes MTQIQEIEVLRRQVEREKKARKEAEQIAEQKTREIYYVNQELLKLNDQLEELVKERTLELSKARDEAIEANRIKSQFLANMSHELRTPLNAIIGYSEMLKEEADEEGNAGFTEDLGRIHHAGKHLLNLINDILDLSKIEAGKMEIYLETFDIPTMVQDVLTTVSPLVESNGNRLESIVPQGTMRTDITKLRQILFNLLGNAGKFTKEGKVSLKISLEPYSGQAGVCFRIQDTGIGMTSEQLGDLFQAFKQADSSTTRKYGGTGLGLAISQRLCQVMGGHIAVESTYGEGTTFTVWLPVSKADEASGSESLPLNESLDPLEDRRSTVLVIDDDPAMLQLMRRYLSKEGYKVIVAQSGEEGIRLARERRPSIISLDVLMPGVDGWSVLTTLKSDPELSDIPIIMISMNDDRNLGYALGASEFLIKPVNRDKIVSVLEKYVVERHTHSILVIEDDSAASQMLANMLRKEGYRVAQAGDGRIALDRIAQTVPGLILLDLMMPEMDGFDFVTELRKREEWRTIPIVVITAKDITSEDRLRLNGYVANIVQKGHVHREALLAEISSLVRVSD; translated from the coding sequence ATGACGCAGATCCAGGAGATCGAAGTCCTACGTCGGCAGGTCGAACGGGAGAAGAAGGCGCGTAAGGAAGCCGAACAAATCGCGGAGCAGAAAACGCGCGAAATCTATTATGTGAATCAAGAGCTGCTGAAGTTGAACGACCAACTAGAGGAATTGGTGAAGGAACGTACACTGGAGCTTTCCAAAGCCCGCGACGAAGCGATTGAAGCGAACCGGATCAAGAGCCAATTTCTAGCGAATATGAGCCATGAGTTAAGAACCCCTCTGAATGCGATCATCGGCTATAGCGAAATGTTGAAGGAAGAGGCCGACGAAGAGGGGAATGCGGGCTTTACCGAAGATCTGGGCAGAATTCACCATGCGGGGAAACATCTCCTGAACCTCATTAACGATATTCTGGATCTCTCCAAGATCGAAGCCGGCAAGATGGAAATTTATTTGGAAACCTTCGATATCCCGACGATGGTCCAAGACGTGCTGACGACCGTTTCCCCTCTCGTGGAATCGAACGGAAACCGGCTTGAATCCATTGTTCCGCAAGGGACGATGAGGACGGATATTACCAAGCTTAGACAGATTCTGTTTAATCTGCTCGGCAATGCCGGCAAGTTTACTAAAGAAGGCAAGGTTTCCTTAAAGATTAGTCTCGAACCCTATTCAGGTCAAGCCGGGGTTTGTTTCCGCATTCAAGATACCGGAATCGGCATGACTTCCGAGCAACTTGGCGATTTGTTCCAAGCGTTCAAACAAGCGGATTCATCGACGACCCGGAAATACGGGGGAACCGGGTTAGGACTTGCGATCAGCCAGCGGTTGTGCCAAGTGATGGGAGGGCATATTGCCGTCGAAAGTACGTACGGCGAGGGGACGACCTTTACCGTGTGGTTGCCGGTATCTAAAGCGGATGAAGCTTCGGGAAGCGAGTCCCTCCCATTAAATGAAAGTCTTGATCCGCTAGAAGATCGTCGTAGCACGGTGTTAGTCATCGACGATGATCCGGCCATGTTGCAATTGATGCGGCGCTACCTTAGTAAAGAAGGGTACAAAGTCATCGTAGCCCAGAGCGGGGAAGAAGGGATTCGACTAGCGAGGGAAAGGCGACCTTCGATTATTTCCTTGGACGTGTTAATGCCCGGCGTAGACGGATGGAGCGTATTGACTACGCTTAAATCCGATCCGGAGCTGTCCGATATTCCGATTATTATGATCTCGATGAACGATGATCGGAATTTAGGCTATGCGTTAGGGGCTTCGGAATTTCTAATCAAACCGGTAAATCGGGATAAAATCGTATCGGTTCTGGAGAAATACGTTGTCGAGCGTCATACCCACTCCATATTGGTAATCGAGGACGATTCCGCGGCGAGCCAGATGCTCGCGAATATGCTGCGGAAGGAAGGGTATCGCGTCGCTCAAGCCGGAGATGGCCGGATAGCCTTGGATCGCATCGCTCAAACGGTTCCGGGATTAATTTTACTCGATCTGATGATGCCTGAAATGGATGGCTTCGACTTTGTAACCGAGCTGCGTAAGCGAGAGGAATGGAGAACGATTCCCATCGTTGTCATAACGGCTAAAGATATAACCTCTGAGGATCGGTTGCGGCTAAACGGTTACGTGGCGAATATCGTCCAGAAAGGCCATGTTCATCGCGAGGCTTTATTGGCGGAAATAAGCAGTCTGGTCAGGGTATCGGATTAA
- a CDS encoding Dps family protein, translating into MATSTQTKTNTVSAVLNQQIANWNILHMKLHNFHWYVKGPQFFTLHVKFEEFYTEAAAHIDVLAERLLAVEGKPVATHAETLRLATVKEAEGAETAEQMASAIADDFSQLVGELHQGIKIAESNDDEDTADLLLGIKSGLEKHVWMLNAFAGR; encoded by the coding sequence ATGGCAACCAGTACCCAAACAAAAACGAACACGGTAAGCGCCGTCCTCAATCAACAGATCGCGAACTGGAATATCTTGCACATGAAGTTGCATAATTTCCATTGGTACGTAAAAGGTCCTCAATTTTTCACCCTGCATGTGAAATTCGAGGAATTCTATACCGAAGCGGCGGCTCATATCGACGTCTTGGCGGAGAGGTTGCTAGCGGTGGAAGGAAAACCGGTGGCGACGCACGCGGAAACTCTTCGATTGGCTACGGTCAAAGAGGCCGAGGGCGCGGAGACTGCGGAACAGATGGCGTCCGCGATTGCCGATGATTTCTCCCAATTGGTCGGAGAGCTTCATCAAGGCATCAAGATCGCGGAATCCAACGACGATGAAGATACGGCGGATTTATTGCTCGGTATTAAGTCCGGCCTTGAGAAACACGTATGGATGTTGAACGCATTCGCCGGCCGGTAA
- a CDS encoding heme NO-binding domain-containing protein, translating into MKGMVFTSFLEMVENKFSLDLVDQIIEASHLPSGGSYTSVGTYHHNEMIELVVQLGERTGIPLPDLIRTFGEYLFTQLIGMYPQFVQEHATAFSFLQKVDNYIHVEVRKLYPDAELPAFEYETSEPGTLVMIYRSSRPFADLAEGLILGCVQHYGEHIEIKREDLAEGTATRFVLKERK; encoded by the coding sequence ATGAAAGGAATGGTGTTTACTTCTTTTTTGGAAATGGTAGAAAATAAGTTCTCGTTGGATCTTGTCGATCAAATCATCGAAGCATCGCATTTGCCTTCGGGCGGTAGTTACACATCGGTTGGTACATACCACCACAATGAAATGATCGAGTTGGTCGTACAGTTGGGTGAGCGGACGGGCATTCCTTTGCCTGATTTGATTAGAACTTTCGGCGAATATTTATTTACGCAGTTGATCGGGATGTATCCTCAGTTCGTTCAAGAACACGCTACGGCTTTCAGCTTCCTGCAGAAGGTGGACAATTATATTCATGTCGAAGTGCGCAAGCTGTATCCCGATGCGGAGTTGCCGGCATTCGAATACGAAACATCCGAGCCGGGTACGTTGGTCATGATCTACCGCTCTTCGCGGCCTTTCGCGGATTTGGCTGAAGGTCTTATCTTAGGCTGCGTTCAACATTACGGAGAGCATATCGAGATTAAGCGAGAAGATTTGGCCGAAGGGACGGCTACCCGTTTTGTATTGAAGGAACGGAAATGA
- a CDS encoding DoxX family protein has translation MEVVSIVLQSLLILAFLGSGLSKIAGAKMHVDNFNSWRLPQWFRVVTGLVQVVGVIALVIGFWEPSWAAAAGLWLGVTMFGGILVHIRVKDPIQKTFPAIILFILPLIVFFIQLSELADFPGF, from the coding sequence GTGGAAGTCGTATCTATCGTACTGCAATCTTTGCTTATTTTGGCTTTTCTGGGATCGGGGTTATCGAAGATCGCCGGCGCGAAAATGCACGTGGATAATTTTAACTCATGGAGACTCCCGCAATGGTTCAGGGTCGTTACCGGGTTAGTCCAAGTCGTTGGCGTCATTGCGCTCGTTATCGGTTTCTGGGAACCGAGTTGGGCGGCAGCGGCGGGGTTGTGGCTCGGCGTAACGATGTTCGGAGGAATTCTGGTGCACATTCGGGTGAAGGATCCGATTCAAAAAACATTTCCCGCCATTATTTTGTTCATTTTGCCGCTTATCGTCTTTTTCATCCAACTGTCTGAACTGGCGGATTTTCCGGGTTTCTAA
- a CDS encoding MFS transporter — MPKSKPSIRHSGQLDRQTKLLLAVNGLFITASALSGTFFGVYIWKASHDYIQLGWFTLLTHLFMGISFWIAGNGVKEGNKMIAMRLGIGLSAAFYALVLMLGESAIGYIWLLGIVQGMATGLFWLAHNVVYFEVTDADNRDRYNGSAGVIGSLVGMIVPWCSGYLISIMGGENGYRAIFMISFGIFVAGIGVSFFLRNRTPEGQYEWKWPYRLLSDRHTAWRPVLGALTAQGMRESVFGVIVGVLVYVQTGSEMKLGNFALVTSAVGFVSFYAAGRWLKPAWRNRGMGVGVIAMIAFIFPFFLGVSFTTLMVFGVGAALFFPLYMLPMTSAVFDLIGQDDDSVKRRVEYVVVRELALNIGRIVGMAIFMATISISRAPMVMNVLLLVIGSSPLLGWLFMRNLLVSREGQTKVDVKPKGVV; from the coding sequence ATGCCTAAGAGCAAACCGTCGATTCGCCATTCCGGACAATTAGACCGCCAGACTAAGCTGTTGCTAGCCGTTAACGGACTTTTTATTACCGCTAGCGCGCTATCCGGGACTTTCTTCGGAGTATACATATGGAAAGCCAGCCACGACTATATACAGCTTGGCTGGTTTACGCTGTTAACTCATTTATTCATGGGAATCTCGTTCTGGATTGCGGGCAATGGAGTTAAGGAAGGCAACAAAATGATCGCCATGAGGCTTGGAATCGGGCTGTCCGCCGCTTTCTATGCTCTCGTTCTAATGTTGGGCGAGAGCGCCATCGGTTATATCTGGCTTCTGGGCATCGTACAAGGCATGGCGACCGGACTGTTCTGGCTAGCCCATAATGTCGTTTACTTCGAGGTAACCGATGCCGATAACCGGGATCGTTATAATGGATCCGCGGGCGTTATCGGATCCCTGGTCGGAATGATCGTACCGTGGTGTTCCGGGTATTTGATCTCGATCATGGGGGGAGAGAACGGGTATCGGGCGATATTCATGATCTCCTTCGGGATATTTGTCGCAGGTATCGGGGTTAGCTTCTTTCTGCGCAATAGAACGCCCGAAGGGCAATACGAATGGAAATGGCCTTATCGTCTGTTGAGCGATCGGCATACCGCATGGCGTCCGGTACTAGGCGCGCTTACGGCGCAAGGAATGCGGGAAAGCGTCTTTGGCGTTATCGTCGGCGTGCTCGTCTACGTGCAAACCGGGAGCGAAATGAAACTAGGCAACTTCGCTCTGGTCACGTCGGCCGTAGGGTTCGTTAGCTTCTACGCTGCCGGAAGATGGTTAAAACCCGCTTGGCGCAATAGAGGGATGGGAGTCGGGGTGATCGCGATGATCGCATTCATTTTTCCTTTCTTTCTTGGGGTAAGCTTCACGACTTTGATGGTCTTCGGCGTAGGCGCCGCATTGTTCTTTCCGCTCTATATGCTTCCAATGACGTCGGCGGTATTCGATTTAATCGGTCAAGACGACGATAGCGTCAAGCGAAGGGTCGAATACGTCGTCGTTCGGGAGCTTGCGCTGAATATAGGCAGAATCGTGGGGATGGCGATCTTCATGGCGACAATCTCCATTAGCCGGGCGCCGATGGTTATGAACGTATTGCTTCTCGTTATCGGAAGCTCGCCGTTGCTCGGTTGGTTGTTCATGAGGAACCTCCTCGTATCGAGAGAAGGGCAAACGAAAGTTGACGTGAAACCAAAAGGTGTCGTATAA
- a CDS encoding MarR family winged helix-turn-helix transcriptional regulator: protein MTEDRDLSLDLFIALNRAVQWANAHTDRDIKSYGLNRTEFGVLELLYHKGSQPLQQIGGKVLMSSGNITYVVDKLEQKQFVRRKASSEDRRLIYAEITDAGKQLLDEVFPKHAAVIHQAMDGITDEEKKVASQLLKKLGKYAEEGFK, encoded by the coding sequence ATGACGGAAGATCGAGATCTCTCGCTAGACCTCTTCATTGCATTAAACAGAGCGGTACAATGGGCCAACGCGCATACGGATCGAGATATTAAGAGTTACGGACTTAACCGAACCGAGTTCGGCGTCCTTGAGCTGTTGTATCATAAAGGCTCGCAACCGCTTCAGCAGATCGGCGGCAAGGTGCTGATGAGCAGCGGCAACATTACTTATGTCGTCGATAAGTTGGAACAGAAGCAATTCGTGCGGCGCAAGGCATCATCGGAAGATCGGCGTCTCATCTATGCGGAAATTACCGATGCGGGCAAGCAATTGCTCGATGAAGTTTTCCCCAAGCATGCGGCGGTTATCCATCAAGCGATGGACGGGATTACGGACGAAGAGAAGAAGGTAGCAAGCCAATTGCTTAAGAAGCTGGGCAAATATGCGGAAGAAGGCTTTAAGTAG
- a CDS encoding RrF2 family transcriptional regulator produces the protein MSVISTSGRNSQIGPPRFAVAVHILVWLARSGSFLSSATIADQVNSHATFMRRVLATLAQSGLVETREGRDGGYSLKIPAEKITLADVYAAIKCDGTDAADNNECNGSAPKGPCDEVDPRERNERLEHALIEIMNTVDRQTLEYLRGHTIASLL, from the coding sequence GTGAGCGTCATAAGCACTTCAGGTCGGAATAGTCAGATTGGCCCTCCGCGGTTCGCGGTTGCCGTTCATATCTTGGTATGGCTTGCGCGAAGCGGAAGTTTTCTTTCCAGCGCGACCATTGCCGATCAAGTTAATTCCCATGCGACTTTTATGCGGAGAGTTCTCGCGACGCTTGCGCAGTCCGGATTGGTAGAAACCCGCGAAGGGCGGGACGGGGGATACAGTTTGAAGATTCCCGCCGAGAAGATTACGCTCGCGGACGTATATGCGGCGATCAAATGCGATGGAACGGATGCGGCTGACAATAACGAATGTAACGGCAGCGCGCCTAAGGGACCTTGCGATGAAGTCGATCCGCGCGAGCGAAATGAGCGGTTGGAGCATGCTCTGATCGAAATTATGAATACCGTCGATCGGCAAACGCTGGAGTACCTTAGAGGGCATACGATCGCTAGTTTGTTATAA
- a CDS encoding ArsR/SmtB family transcription factor, whose translation MSKLNAEQLSQKHDVFQAIADPTRRGLLRLLGDQELPVTVISSHFPMTRTAVSKHLRILSDAGLVKERKVGRETRYRLDADPLRELKSWLAYYERYWENKMEVLKRYVETDDNNRKI comes from the coding sequence ATGTCCAAGCTTAATGCGGAGCAGCTATCGCAGAAGCACGACGTTTTCCAAGCGATAGCCGATCCGACAAGGCGCGGGCTGTTGCGACTGCTTGGCGATCAGGAGCTGCCCGTGACGGTTATCAGCAGCCATTTTCCAATGACACGAACCGCCGTATCCAAACATCTGCGCATCTTGTCGGACGCAGGTCTCGTGAAGGAAAGGAAAGTCGGCAGGGAAACGAGATATCGGCTGGACGCCGACCCGCTGCGCGAACTGAAAAGTTGGTTAGCTTATTACGAACGCTATTGGGAGAACAAAATGGAAGTGCTCAAGCGGTATGTGGAAACGGATGATAACAATCGCAAAATATAA
- a CDS encoding flavin reductase family protein yields MIALDPAERSERDNYKLMIGSIIPRPIAFVTTLSSTGVLNAAPFSYFNIVTANPPMVSISVQRKNGQLKDTSRNAIETGAFVVHISDENYITQLNVTAANLPPEESEVDLAGLTPASSLKIAVPGVAEAKIRMECILDRAIPLGGTEDSPSCDLLIGRVVCFHVEESLLENGHIDPIALNPVSRLAGSSYAKLGEIFSIERPS; encoded by the coding sequence ATGATCGCGCTCGATCCGGCCGAACGAAGCGAACGGGATAACTACAAGCTCATGATCGGCAGCATAATCCCGCGGCCCATCGCGTTCGTCACGACCTTATCCAGTACGGGAGTGCTTAACGCGGCGCCTTTCAGTTACTTTAATATCGTAACCGCCAATCCCCCGATGGTCTCGATATCCGTGCAAAGGAAGAACGGACAACTTAAAGATACTTCAAGAAACGCCATCGAGACAGGTGCCTTCGTCGTTCATATTTCGGATGAGAATTACATTACGCAGTTGAACGTAACGGCAGCCAACCTGCCGCCGGAGGAGAGCGAGGTTGATCTTGCCGGCTTGACTCCGGCAAGCAGCTTGAAGATCGCGGTCCCGGGAGTTGCCGAGGCGAAAATCCGCATGGAATGTATCCTGGACCGAGCGATTCCGCTTGGGGGAACGGAAGATTCCCCCTCGTGCGACTTGCTCATCGGTCGTGTCGTTTGTTTTCACGTGGAAGAGTCGCTGCTCGAGAACGGACACATTGATCCTATCGCGCTTAACCCGGTCAGTAGGTTGGCCGGCAGTTCCTATGCGAAGCTCGGAGAAATTTTCTCCATCGAACGTCCTTCATGA